From Nerophis lumbriciformis linkage group LG38, RoL_Nlum_v2.1, whole genome shotgun sequence, the proteins below share one genomic window:
- the LOC133585443 gene encoding class I histocompatibility antigen, F10 alpha chain-like: MHSVTPVIHTLQYFHTTSSQVPNFPEFVSVGYVDGVEISYYDSNIRKAESKQDWMNKITAEDPKYWQRLTEISVVSEFNHKHNLEVLKKRFNQTGGVHIIQWMSGCEWNDETDEVRGWQQEGYDGEDFLSLDMKTWTWTAAKPQAFPDKLKWDQNIFLLDDKKYYFTEECPSYLKKYVKNGKKVLMRTELPEVFLLQKTPSSPVTCMATGFYPDLADLFWRKDGEQIFEDVEHGELLPNHDGTFQMSVELKVEVTAEVEGKYECVFQLSGVKEDLVTKLERRSILSNASHEDNWSVALAATAAVVAVAAVLAAIIIVMVRRHRNRQAQYDAAPRHGGVELSENVAAEG, translated from the exons ATGCACAGCGTGACGCCTG TGATTCACACGCTGCAGTATTTCCACACTACgtcctctcaagttccaaacttcccagagtttgtgagtgttggttatgttgatggagttgagattagttactatgacagcaacatcaggaaagcagaatccaaacaggactggatgaacaaaatcacagcagaggaTCCAAAATACTGGCAGAGACTAACAGAGATCAGTGTTGTTAGTGAGTTTAATCACAAACACAACCTTGAAGTTCTTAAGAAGCGTTTCAACCAaactggag GTGTTCACATTATCCAGTGGATGTcaggatgtgaatggaatgatgagactgatgaggtTAGAGGTTGGCAGCAGGAAGgttatgatggagaagatttCCTGTCGTTGGACATGAAGACATGGACATGGACTGCAGCAAAACCACAAGCTTTCCCTGACAAACTCAAGTGGGACCAGAACATATTTCTACTAGACGACAAAAAGTATTATTTCACTGAGGAAtgtccttcttacttgaagaagtatgtgaagaatgggaagaaggtcctaatgagaacag agcttccagaggtgttcctcctccagaagacgccatcctctccagtcacctgcatggcgacaggtttctaccccgacttagccgacctgttttggaggaaagacggcgagcagatcttcgaggacgtggagcacggagagctgctccccaaccacgacggaaccttccagatgtcggtggagctgaaagtggaggtgacggccgaggtggagggcaagtacgaatgtgtgttccagctgtctggcgtcaaggaggacctggtcaccaagctggagagaagaagcatcctgagcaacgcaagccatgaag ACAACTGGAGCGTCGCCCTCGCTGCCACGGCGGCGGTCGTCGCTGTGGCGGCCGTCCTGGcggccatcatcatcgtcatggtcaggcgtcacagaaacagacaag cCCAGTACGATGCAGCTC CTCGCCACGGCGGCGTGGAGCTCTCCGAGAATGTGGCGGCTGAAGGCTGA
- the LOC133585442 gene encoding uncharacterized protein: MIIETKYSILTTSGSREKMNGENWDSDEEVQVPWPLNKAGGRKQSQTKYVARILRFGEDTRELTPYLKAAQDGKDVPLTGDLEYGRGKRNKQPKSWSSDSESKDESDEETLSDRQQKKKRKVSRTAVGYDARAQLKAQLAALGRTSPKDTCTEMESLKKEVLQLREENKSLRDALRVVEGLPGLLMKMDDLSRQATILSARRPAVALPERSWPTAA; this comes from the exons atgatcatcgagacgaaatatagtatattaaccacgagcggttctcgagagaagatgaatggagaaaattgggacagtgatgaagaagtccaagttccatggccactcaacaaagcaggaggaaggaagcagtcacaaaccaaatacgtggcaagaattctgagatttggtg aagacacacgtgaactgacgccatatttgaaagccgctcaggatggcaaggatgtaccccttactggtgatttggaatatggcagaggcaagagaaacaaacagccaaagtcttggtcatcagacagtgagagcaaggatgaaagtgacgaggagactctatctgacagacagcag aagaaaaagaggaaagtaagccgtacagctgtgggatatgatgctcgggcacaattgaaggcccaacttgctgct ctgggaagaacttcaccgaaagatacatgtacagaaatggaatccctgaagaaggaagtcctccagttgagagaggaaaacaaatcccttcgagatgcattgagggttgttgaag gacttcctggcctgctaatgaagatggacgacttatcacgtcaggcaacaatactatcagctcgacgtcctgctgtcgctctgccagagaggagctggccaacagcagcttga